The Temnothorax longispinosus isolate EJ_2023e chromosome 7, Tlon_JGU_v1, whole genome shotgun sequence genome contains a region encoding:
- the LOC139815658 gene encoding CCA tRNA nucleotidyltransferase 1, mitochondrial isoform X2, whose translation MVRKFEITRTRHERDWRKVRMGDAPSSRADPVVIKLDSPEFRSVFTSELQSLAGLFKKYNYELRIAGGAVRDILMGKRPKDLDFATDATPQQMKEMFTREEVRMINEKGEKHGTITARINDKENFEITTLRIDILTDGRHAQVEFTKDWKLDANRRDLTINSMFLDLDGRVYDYFYGYDDLKNKRVVFVGDTSIRIREDYLRILRYFRFYGRIMDSPDQHDEATIEALKENIDGLQQISGERIWSEWNKILTGNFALELTLKLLECGSGRHIGLPEQPDVENFRNVYQRAQSNNVTLKPISLIVSMLKDEYEVIKLHERLKLSNSDRDLALFLVQHKEHKPCEKSLKPYQQLVLLQQTKRYDVLQDYVKELLRYRGAMQLLNEFEQWAIPKFPISGNMLMEHVPMKKIIGSVLIELKRIWIDADFKLTGEQLMEHVPSIVSELEEKYQTLHKERKKKLKKMK comes from the exons GTGAGGAAGTTCGAGATAACGAGAACGCGGCACGAGAGAGATTGGAGGAAAGTCAGAATGGGTGATGCACCATCATCGAGGGCTGACCCGGTCGTCATAAAGCTGGACAGTCCGGAGTTTCGTTCCGTCTTCACCTCGGAATTGCAGAGCCTCGCGGGCCTGTTCAAGAAGTATAATTACGAGCTGAGGATCGCCGGTGGCGCGGTGCGCGACATCCTGATGGGTAAACGGCCCAAGGATCTCGACTTCGCGACCGACGCCACGCCGCAGCAGATGAAGGAGATGTTCACGAGGGAGGAGGTCAGGATGATAAATGAGAAGGGTGAGAAACACGGGACGATCACGGCGAGGATAAACGACAAGGAGAACTTTGAGATCACCACTCTGAGAATCGACATTCTGACCGACGGACGGCACGCGCAGGTGGAATTCACGAAAGACTGGAAATTGGACGCTAATAGGAGAGATCTGACCATCAATTCCATGTTCCTCGACCTCGATGGCAGGGTGTACGATTATTTCTATGGTTACGACGATTTAAAGAACAAGAGGGTAGTTTTTGTAGGCGACACTAGCATTAGGATACGCGAAGATTATCTTCGAATCTTAAG GTACTTTCGTTTTTATGGAAGAATAATGGACAGCCCAGACCAGCACGACGAGGCAACGATAGAGGCGTTGAAGGAAAATATCGACGGCCTGCAACAGATATCCGGTGAGAGGATCTGGAGCGAATGGAACAAGATCCTGACTGGCAATTTCGCCCTGGAATTGACCCTGAAGCTGCTCGAATGCGGCAGTGGCAGACATATCGGTCTACCTGAACAACCCGACGTGGAAAACTTCCGAAACGTTTATCAGCGCGCGCAGTCCAATAACGTGACTTTAAAGCCTATATCCCTGATCGTATCGATGCTGAAGGATGAATACGAGGTGATAAAATTACACGAGAGATTGAAACTGTCTAATTCCGATAGAGATCTGGCGCTCTTCCTGGTGCAGCACAAGGAACACAAGCCCTGCGAGAAGTCGTTGAAGCCTTATCAGCAGTTGGTCCTTCTTCAGCAAACGAAGAGATACGATGTTCTTCAAGACTATGTGAAGGAGTTATTGAGGTATCGTGGTGCGATGCAGCTTCTGAACGAATTCGAGCAATGGGCAATTCCGAAATTTCCTATTAGCGGCAACATGTTGATGGAACACGTGCCGATGAAGAAGATAATCGGCAGCGTCTTGATTGAACTAAAAAGAATATGGATTGACGCGGACTTTAAGCTTACCGGCGAACAGCTTATGGAGCATGTACCGAGTATAGTCAGtgaattagaagaaaaataccAAACGCTACataaagagaggaaaaagaagttgaaaaaaatgaaataa
- the LOC139815658 gene encoding CCA tRNA nucleotidyltransferase 1, mitochondrial isoform X1 — MLNTLARRTINLLRREINTVRKFEITRTRHERDWRKVRMGDAPSSRADPVVIKLDSPEFRSVFTSELQSLAGLFKKYNYELRIAGGAVRDILMGKRPKDLDFATDATPQQMKEMFTREEVRMINEKGEKHGTITARINDKENFEITTLRIDILTDGRHAQVEFTKDWKLDANRRDLTINSMFLDLDGRVYDYFYGYDDLKNKRVVFVGDTSIRIREDYLRILRYFRFYGRIMDSPDQHDEATIEALKENIDGLQQISGERIWSEWNKILTGNFALELTLKLLECGSGRHIGLPEQPDVENFRNVYQRAQSNNVTLKPISLIVSMLKDEYEVIKLHERLKLSNSDRDLALFLVQHKEHKPCEKSLKPYQQLVLLQQTKRYDVLQDYVKELLRYRGAMQLLNEFEQWAIPKFPISGNMLMEHVPMKKIIGSVLIELKRIWIDADFKLTGEQLMEHVPSIVSELEEKYQTLHKERKKKLKKMK, encoded by the exons GTGAGGAAGTTCGAGATAACGAGAACGCGGCACGAGAGAGATTGGAGGAAAGTCAGAATGGGTGATGCACCATCATCGAGGGCTGACCCGGTCGTCATAAAGCTGGACAGTCCGGAGTTTCGTTCCGTCTTCACCTCGGAATTGCAGAGCCTCGCGGGCCTGTTCAAGAAGTATAATTACGAGCTGAGGATCGCCGGTGGCGCGGTGCGCGACATCCTGATGGGTAAACGGCCCAAGGATCTCGACTTCGCGACCGACGCCACGCCGCAGCAGATGAAGGAGATGTTCACGAGGGAGGAGGTCAGGATGATAAATGAGAAGGGTGAGAAACACGGGACGATCACGGCGAGGATAAACGACAAGGAGAACTTTGAGATCACCACTCTGAGAATCGACATTCTGACCGACGGACGGCACGCGCAGGTGGAATTCACGAAAGACTGGAAATTGGACGCTAATAGGAGAGATCTGACCATCAATTCCATGTTCCTCGACCTCGATGGCAGGGTGTACGATTATTTCTATGGTTACGACGATTTAAAGAACAAGAGGGTAGTTTTTGTAGGCGACACTAGCATTAGGATACGCGAAGATTATCTTCGAATCTTAAG GTACTTTCGTTTTTATGGAAGAATAATGGACAGCCCAGACCAGCACGACGAGGCAACGATAGAGGCGTTGAAGGAAAATATCGACGGCCTGCAACAGATATCCGGTGAGAGGATCTGGAGCGAATGGAACAAGATCCTGACTGGCAATTTCGCCCTGGAATTGACCCTGAAGCTGCTCGAATGCGGCAGTGGCAGACATATCGGTCTACCTGAACAACCCGACGTGGAAAACTTCCGAAACGTTTATCAGCGCGCGCAGTCCAATAACGTGACTTTAAAGCCTATATCCCTGATCGTATCGATGCTGAAGGATGAATACGAGGTGATAAAATTACACGAGAGATTGAAACTGTCTAATTCCGATAGAGATCTGGCGCTCTTCCTGGTGCAGCACAAGGAACACAAGCCCTGCGAGAAGTCGTTGAAGCCTTATCAGCAGTTGGTCCTTCTTCAGCAAACGAAGAGATACGATGTTCTTCAAGACTATGTGAAGGAGTTATTGAGGTATCGTGGTGCGATGCAGCTTCTGAACGAATTCGAGCAATGGGCAATTCCGAAATTTCCTATTAGCGGCAACATGTTGATGGAACACGTGCCGATGAAGAAGATAATCGGCAGCGTCTTGATTGAACTAAAAAGAATATGGATTGACGCGGACTTTAAGCTTACCGGCGAACAGCTTATGGAGCATGTACCGAGTATAGTCAGtgaattagaagaaaaataccAAACGCTACataaagagaggaaaaagaagttgaaaaaaatgaaataa
- the LOC139815661 gene encoding thioredoxin, mitochondrial: MLCGIRHCMPSVVRRISLFRQNNKRYEINNNNEFVNKVMNGTVPVIVNFHAEWCDPCKILTPKLIELIEPMDKLDLAIVDVEENPELVHVFEVKAVPAVIAISNGLVVDKFIGLVNTEMIESLIQKLTHEGPTTTESSDTKS; the protein is encoded by the coding sequence ATGTTGTGCGGTATAAGACATTGCATGCCGTCTGTAGTGAGAcgtatttcattatttcgtCAGAATAATAAGCGGTacgagataaataataataacgagtTTGTGAACAAGGTGATGAACGGCACTGTGCCAGTTATAGTCAATTTTCATGCGGAATGGTGCGACCCGTGTAAGATATTGACGCCCAAGTTAATAGAACTTATAGAGCCTATGGACAAGTTAGATCTGGCCATAGTTGATGTAGAAGAAAatcctgaactggtgcacgTCTTCGAGGTGAAAGCCGTACCCGCAGTGATAGCGATTTCGAATGGCTTAGTCGTAGACAAATTTATCGGTTTAGTCAATACTGAGATGATAGAGAGTTTAATACAAAAGCTAACGCACGAAGGACCAACGACTACGGAAAGTAGCGATACCAAGTCGTAG
- the Syngr gene encoding LOW QUALITY PROTEIN: synaptogyrin (The sequence of the model RefSeq protein was modified relative to this genomic sequence to represent the inferred CDS: substituted 1 base at 1 genomic stop codon), translating to MGTDLDLLGFTKQTETLLRGVGAHDLIKEFQRRNISTDALHKLTKEDFVQLGADKDQAENIVNALCISKKKTYSTKAKPHHRISDKVEILQLGERQLSIIQDFVKYCRMKLRKERINFFVEPDKALSASQILCLAADAALKEVDEAELKLKELEAVILXNLRFSRTKMDGGAYGGGKAGAPFDPIAFVQRPQVILRAVCLLFAIIVFGCISSKGYLPKEDGKEVCLYNDDNNACNYGVGIGVLAFLASIGFLAGEYLFEQMSSVKTRKHFVLIDLGFSGFWSFLYFVGFCYLTNAWNKSRRPTEGYGVNNLQAAIAFSFFSIFTWAACAWFAFRRFKQGTDAAFAPSYEADPVGGTGYTSYPDATDTAYQEPPFGQQQQRGMGDFQAPAY from the exons ATGGGCACGGATCTTGATCTTCTGGGATTTACCAAGCAGACTGAGACGTTATTACGCGGCGTGGGGGCACacgatttaataaaagagTTTCAAAGGAGAAACATATCAACCGACGCGTTGCATAAGTTAACCAAGGAGGATTTTGTGCAACTTG GTGCTGATAAAGATCAGGCAGAAAATATAGTCAATGCTCTATGTATCTCCAAGAAAAAGACATACAGTACAAAGGCGAAACCTCATCACAG gatATCTGATAAGGTGGAGATACTGCAGCTGGGTGAGAGACAACTCAGTATAATTCAAGACTTTGTGAAATACTGCCGAATGAAgttgagaaaagaaagaatcaACTTTTTTGTCGAGCCAGATAAGGCTTTGAGTGCCTCTCAAATTCTGTGTTTGGCCGCCGACGCCGCCCTTAAAGAAGTCGATGAGGCTGAGTTAAAGTTGAAAGAATTGGAAGCTGTGATA CTTTGAAATCTCCGCTTCAGTCGCACTAAGATGGACGGCGGAGCGTACGGCGGCGGAAAGGCCGGGGCCCCTTTCGATCCGATCGCGTTCGTCCAGCGGCCGCAGGTCATTCTGAGAGCGGTATGCCTG CTATTTGCAATAATCGTCTTTGGATGTATAAGCAGCAAAGGTTATCTTCCGAAAGAAGATGGGAAAGAAGTTTGTCTTTACAATGACGACAATAATGCGTGCAACTATGGAGTTGGTATCGGTGTACTGGCGTTTTTGGCCAGTATCGGATTCCTTGCGGGTGAATACCTGTTTGAACAAATGTCGTCTGTCAAGACTAGGAAACATTTTGTCCTCATAGATTTGGG TTTCTCGGGTTTCTGGTCTTTCCTCTATTTCGTGGGATTCTGTTACTTGACAAATGCATGGAATAAATCTCGAAGACCAACGGAAGGATACGGCGTGAATAATCTACAAGCGGCTATCGCATTCTCATTCTTTTCCATCTTTACTTGG GCTGCTTGTGCTTGGTTCGCGTTTCGAAGATTTAAGCAAGGTACCGACGCAGCATTCGCTCCAAGTTACGAGGCGGATCCTGTCGGTGGAACAGGATACACAAGCTATCCTGACGCCACTGACACCGCTTACCAAGAACCACCGTTCGGTCAGCAACAACAGCGGGGTATGGGTGACTTTCAAGCCCCAGCTTACTAA